The Thioalkalivibrio nitratireducens DSM 14787 DNA segment TGGTCTTGATGAGTTCATGACGCAGCAGGGCGACGGTCAGCGCCTGCAGGGTCGCCTTGCGATGGGAGCTGTTGCGGCTGAGCTGCCGACCGATATTGCGATGACGCATCTGTGCTTACCTGAGTTCTTGTGCCCGAACGAAACCGGGAATTATTCGGAGGGTTCCTGAAGCCCGGGCGGCGGCCAGCTTTCGAGCCGCATCCCCAGCGAGAGGCCATGACTGGCCAGTGTGTCCTTGATCTCGGTCAGCGATTTCTTCCCGAGGTTCGGCGTCCTCAGCAGCTCCACTTCCGTGCGCTGGACCAGGTCGCCAATGTGATAGATGTTCTCCGCCTTCAGACAGTTCGCCGAGCGCACGGTCAGCTCGAGCTCGTCCACCGGCCGCAGCAGCACCGGGTCGACCGCCCCTCCACTGACCGCGTGGGCTTCACGTGCCGTTTCCTTCAGATCGACGAACGGCGCCAACTGACCCTGCAGGATTCCGGCCGCATGACGCACCGCGTCGTCCGGGGCAATCGCGCCATTGGTCTCAAGTTCGAGCACGAGACGGTCCATGTCGGTGCGCTGCGCGAGACGCGCACTCTCGACCCGATACGCGACCCGCCGGATCGGGCTGAAGCTCGCGTCCAGCATCAGCCGCCCGATCGTGCTGTCCTGCATCTCGCCCTGCCGCCGCGCAGCTACCGGCTCGTAGCCGCGCCCCTTGCGCAGCCGCAACGACATCGCCAACTCGACATTCTTCGCGATATTGGCAATCACGTGTTCGGGGTTCACCACTTCGACATCGTGATCTAGCGCGATGTCTCCGGCGGTTACCACACAGGGCCCGCGCTTGCGTAGCGACAACGTCGCCTCCTCGCGGCTGTGCATGCGCAATGCGACACCCTTCAGGTTCAGCAGGATATCAACGACGTCCTCCTGCACCCCTTCGATCGTCGAATACTCGTGCAGCACACCCTCGATCTCGACCTCGACGATCGCGGCACCGGGAATCGACGACAGCAGCACTCGCCGCAACGCGTTACCGAGCGTATGGCCGAAGCCCCGCTCAAGCGGTTCCAGCACCACCCGCGCCTTGTTGCGGTTCTCCGCCTCGACCTCGATGTGCTGCTTGTTGACCAACTCGTTCGCTTGCATTTCCACTCCCGCCGCGAGGCTCACTTCGAGTACAGCTCGACCACCAGCGACTCATTGATGTCGGCGGGCAGGTCGGAGCGATCGGGAAACGCCTTGAACACGCCTTCCAGCTTGCCACTGTCCACCTCGATCCAGCTCGGAATCCCTGCCTGCTCCGCCAGCGTCACCGCGTCCTTAATCCGAACCTGCTTGCGCGCCCCCTCCCGCACGCTGATCACGTCGGCCGGCGACACCTGGTAGGAGGCAATGTTAACGGTGCGCCCGTTCACCAGGATCGCGCGATGCGACACCAACTGGCGCGCCTCGGCCCGCGTGCAGCCAAAGCCCATCCGGTACACGACATTGTCCAGCCGCCCTTCGAGCAGGCGCAGCAGATTCTCGCCGGTCGACCCCTTGAGCCGCGACGCTTCCTTGTAGTAGTTTCGGAACTGCTTCTCGAGCACGCCGTAGGTACGGCGCAGCTTCTGCTTCTCGCGCAGCTGCACGCCGTAATCCGACAGACGCGTGCGCCGGTCCCCATGCTGGCCGGGCGGCTTGTCGAGCTTGCATTTCGTTTCCAGCGCACGGGCTCGGCTCTTGAGCCCCAGGTCCCCGCCTTCGCGCCGGGACAGCTTGCATTTCGGTCCAGTGTAACGGGCCATAGATCAGAACTCCGGGTCGGTTTAGACGCGCCGCTTCTTGGGCGGACGGCAGCCGTTGTGCGGAATGGGGGTGATGTCGCTGATGTTCGTGATCTTGAAGCCCACGTTGTTCAGCGCGCGCACCGCCGACTCACGGCCGGGACCCGGCCCCTTCACCAGCACCTCGAGGTTTTTCACGCCGTGCTCCTGCGCCGCGCTGCCCGCACGCTCCGCCGCCACCTGCGCAGCAAACGGCGTCGACTTTCGCGAACCCCGGAAACCGGAACCACCCGACGTCGCCCAGCTCAGCGTATTACCCTGCCGATCGGTGATCGTGATGATCGTGTTATTGAAGGAGGCATAGACATGCGCCACGCCCTCGGCCACGTTCTTGCGGACCTTTTTCTTGGTCCTCGACTGCGGTTGTGCCATTGACTAGATCCCAGGAAAATTACTTGCGAATCGGACGGCGGGGACCCTTGCGGGTGCGCGCATTCGTACGGGTGCGCTGCCCGCGCAGCGGCAGGCCTCGCCGGTGCCGCAGCCCGCGGTAGCAGCCGAGGTCCATCAGCCGCTTGATGTTCATGTTGATCTCGCGGCGCAGATCACCCTCGACCGCGAGCCGCCCGACCTCGGCGCGCAGACTCTCGATCTCGGCATCCGTCAGATCCCGGACCTTGATGTCTCCCCGAACCCCTGCCGCCTGGCAGATCTGCAGCGACCGGGTCCTGCCGATGCCGTAGATCGACGTCAGCGCGATCACGGTGTGCTTCTGGTCCGGAATGTTGATACCTGCGACGCGGGCCATCCAAACTCTCCATCAAAACGGCAAAGCCGGCTATTCTAACCGAAAATCAGAAACCGCTCAAGGCGTTCAACCTTGGCGCTGCTTGTGGCGGGGGTCCGAGCAGATCACCCGAACGACCCCCGTGGCGCCGGATCAGCTTGCAGTTGCGGCAGATCGGCTTGACAGATGCTCGTACTTTCATTGCTTCGCTCTCCGAAATTCCCTAGCGGATATTGGTTCCGCCAAAACCTTTGAGATTCGCCTTGCGCATCAGACCTTCGTACTGGTGCGACATCAGGTGTGCCTGCAGCTGTGCCATGAAATCCATCGTCACGATCACGATGATCAGCAGCGACGTTCCCCCGAAATAGAACGGTACGTTCCAGTACAGGATCAAAAACTCCGGCAGCAGACACACCGCGGTGATGTAGATCGCCCCGACCGTCGTCAGCCGCGTCATCACGCCGTCAATGAACCGCTCGGTCTGCACGCCCGGCCGAATCCCCGGGATGAACGCCCCCTGCTTCTTCAGGTTCTCGGCCGTCTCACGCGAATTGAACACGAGCGCGGTATAGAAAAAGCAGAAGAAGATGATTGCCGCCGCGTAAAACGTGACGTACAGCGGCTGGCCGGGCGCAAGGGTCGTCGAGATCTCGCGAAGCCATCCCATGCCTTCCGCCTGACCGAACCATTGTCCCAGCGTTGCCGGGAACAGGATGATGCTCGATGCAAAGATCGGCGGAATCACCCCGGCCATGTTCAGTTTCAGCGGCAGGTGGCTAGACTGCCCACCGATCACCTTGCGGCCTACCTGGCGCTTGGCATAGTTGATCGTGATCCGCCGTTGCCCGCGTTCGACGAAGACCACGAACGCGGTAACCGCGAGCGCGAGGACCAGCAGGATAACCACGAATGCAGCCGCAAGTTCCCCCGTTCGGGCGAGCTCGAGCGTACCGCCGATCGCCGCCGGAAGACCCGCGACGATGCCCGCAAAGATGATGATCGAGATCCCGTTGCCGATCCCCCGTTCGGTAATCTGCTCGCCCAGCCAAACAAGGAACATGGTCCCGGTCACCAGCGACACCACCACCGTCGGGATGAAGATGTGCGACGGAATCAGCGCCATCGGCATTCCCTGGATCGTCTGCCCGTTGAGCGCAATCGCGATCCCGATACTCTGAAACAGCGCGAGGAACACGGTGCCGTAACGCGTGTACTGCGTGATCTTCCGCCGCCCCGATTCGCCCTCCTTCTTCAGTTGCTGCAGGTAGGGGACGGTCGCCGCCAGCAACTGCATGATGATCGCCGCGGAGATATAGGGCATGACCCCGAGCGCGAAGATCGACAGGCGCTCCAGCGCACCTCCCGAGAACATGTTGAACATGTCCAGGATGGTGCCGCTGTGCTGCTCGAAGAAGCTCGAGACCGCAACCGGGTTGATCCCCGGGACCGGAATGAACGTGCCGATACGGTAGACGACCAGCGCCCCGAGCACGAACAGCAGCCGTTGCCGAAGCTCGGAAAACCCCGTCAGTCCTGCACCCCTCGCTGCGGCTCCACGTGCCATGATTACCCCTCGACGCGCCCGCCGGCGGCCTCGATCGCGGCCTTCGCGCCGGCCGTGACGCCGATGCCGAGCACGACGACGGCTTTATCGATGGAACCCGACGCAAACACCTTCGCTCGCGCTGCGTTACCCGAAATCAGCCCGGCACCCTTGAGCGACTCGAGGGTCACGTCGCCTGAGACCTTCGCCAGCTCGTGCAGCCGGACCTCGGCGGTGACCAGCGCGCTGCGGGAACGGAAGCCGACCTTCGGCAACCGGCGCTGCAGCGGCATCTGGCCGCCCTCGAATCCGACCTTGTGATAGCCGCCCGAGCGAGATTTCTGCCCCTTGTGGCCGCGGCCTCCGGTCTTGCCCAGCCCGGACCCGATCCCCCGCCCGAGCCTCTTGCCCTTGGACCGCGATCCCGGAACCGGCAGCAGTTCATTCATGCGCATGGTCAGACCTCCTCGACCTTGAGCAGGTAGGCGACCTTGCGCACCATGCCCAGATTCTCCGGCGTGGCATCCACCACCGAGGTACTTTGCGTGCGGCGCAGGCCGAGCCCGCGCACGCAGGCCTTGTGATTGGCCAGGCGGCCCGCAGTCGACCGCACCAGCGTAAGCTTGAGCTTGTTCATCATCAACCCGTGATTTCTTCGAGCGTCTTGCCGCGCTTGGCCGCGACCCACTCCGGATCATGCACCGCACCCAGACCGTCGATCGTGGCCTGCACGACGTTGATCGGATTGCGCGAACCGACGCATTTGGCGAGCACGTTCCGCACCCCGGCGACCTCGAGCACGGCACGCATCGCGCCACCGGCGATCACCCCGGTGCCCTCCGACGCCGGCTGCATGAATACCGTTGCGGCACCATGGCGGCCATTGATCGCGTAGTGCAGCGTGCCGTCGCGCAGCGACACGGTTTTCATGTTCTGGCGCGCCTGCTGCATCGCCTTCTGGATCGCCAGCGGCACCTCGCGTGCCTTGCCATAGCCGTAGCCCACGCGGCCGTCGCCGTCACCGACCACGGTCAGCGCAGCGAAACGGAATTGCCGGCCGCCTTTCACGACCTTGGCCACCCGGTTCACGCTGATCAGTTTTTCCTGCAGCCCGTCCGTGGCTTCACTTGCTTCGTTACGTGCCATTGCTCTCTCCGTTGCTACCCGATCCGCTCAGAACGTGAGACCACCCTCGCGGGCGGCATCGGCCAGGGCCTGTACGCGACCGTGATAGCGGAAACCCGAACGGTCGAAGGCCACGCGATCGACCCCGACCTGCCGGGCCCTTTCCGCGATCAGCTTTCCTACCCGCGTCGCCGCATCGACGTTGCCGGTATATTTGACATCGCCCCGCACCGCGGACTCCGCGGTGGACGCCGCCGCGAGCACGCGCTCGCCGCCGGGGGCGATGACCTGCGCATAGATATGCCGCGGGGTCCGGTGTACACAGAGGCGGTGCACGCCCAGCTCCCGGATCTTGAACCGCGCGCGGCGCGCCCTTCTGAGTCTCGACTCTTTCTTGTCCACGGATCTACCCTACTTCTTCTTGGCTTCTTTGCGAAGGATGCGCTCACCTTTGTACTTCACGCCCTTGCCCTTGTAGGGCTCCGGCGGCCGGAAGGCGCGGATGTTGGCGGCGACCTGCCCCACCTGCTGGCAGTCGTGGCCCTTGACCACGATCTCGGTCTGGCTCGGCGTATCGATCGTCACGCCGTCCGGCACCTCGAATGCGATCGGGTGCGAAAACCCCAGGTTGAGGTTCAGTACCTTGCCCTGGGCCTGAGCGCGGTATCCGACACCGACCAATTCCAGGCCGCGCTCGAATCCCTGACTCACGCCGTGAACGTGGTTCCCCAGCAGAGAGCGCACGGTGCCGGCAAGCGCGCCGTTGGCCGCGTCCGCGGCCGCTGCCACGGACACCACGTTCCCGTCGACCGAGACCTCGACGGCATCCGGGCGGGCCATCGCAATGGTCCCTTTCGGACCCTTCACGGTGATCTCCTGCTCGGTCAACTCCAAGGTGACCCCGGCGGGAAGGTTCAGCGGTCGTTTTGCTACCCGAGACATCGCGTTTTCCTCAGTAGATCTTGCAGAGCACTTCGCCGCCCTGCCCCAAAGCCCGCGCCGCACGATCCGTCATCACCCCTTTCGGAGTGGAGACGATCGCAACGCCCAGGCCGGCGTTGATTTTTGGCAGATCGTCCTTGCCCCGATAGATCCGCAGCCCGGGCCGGCTGATCCGCTGCAGGTTCTCGATCACGCCCTGACCCTGGAAGTATTTCAGCGTCACGTGCAGCTGCCTCGAGGCACCGTCGCCCTCGGCGCTGACGTCCCCCACGTAGCCTTCCTCCGCGAACACCTTCAGGATCGCTTCCTTGGTGCGGCTGTAGGGCACGACCACGCTCTTCTTTTGCGCTCGCTGCGCGTTGCGCACGCGTGTAAGCATGTCGGCAATCGTATCGGTCATCATCTCGTCTGTCTCCTTACCAACTCGCCTTGCGCAAGCCCGGGATCTCGCCGCGCATTGCGAACTCGCGCAGCTTGTTCCGGCCCAGACCGAACCGCCGATAGTACCCCTTCGGCCGCCCCGTCAGCCCACAGCGATTGCGCTGGCGCACCGCGCTGGAATCACGCGGCAGCTTCTGCAAGGCTTGCATTGCCGCCAGCCGCTCTTCGCCCGGCAGGGACTCGTCGAGGATTTTCGTCTTCAACTCGGCGCGCCGCGCGGCATACTTCGCCACCAGCCGGGCACGCTTCTGTTCGCGCTGCATCATCGAAATCTTTGCCATCTCTCGAAACCTCGGGTTACTGCCGGAACGGAAAACGGAAGGCCGCAAGCAGCGCTTTCGCTTCCTCGTCGCTCTTCGCATCGGTGGTGATGGTGATATCCATCCCGCGAATCTTGTCGACCCGGTCGTAATCGATTTCCGGGAAGATGATCTGTTCCTTGACGCCCAGGCTGTAGTTGCCCCGGCCATCGAACGCGCGCGGACTGAAGCCACGGAAGTCGCGCACCCGCGGCAGCGCGACATTGATCAGCCGGTCCAGAAACTCGTACATCCGACGCCGGCGCAACGTGACCTTGCATCCGATCGGATACCCGTCGCGGATCTTGAACCCCGCGATCGATTTTCGCGCCTTGGTCACAACCGGCTTCTGCCCGGCAATCGCGGACATATCGGCCAGCGCGTGCTCGATCACCTTCTTGTCGGCGACCGCGTCGCCCAAACCCATGTTCAGCGTGACCTTCGTGATGCGCGGAACCTCCATCACGTTCTGGTACTGAAACTGTTCCTGCAGGGCCGGCACGACCGACTCCAGGTACTGCGCTCTCAAACGTTCCATGGCTCTCTTTCTCGCCCTTATGCGTCGACGACTTCGCCGTTCGAGCGAAACACCCGAACCTTGCGCCCGTCTTCGAGGGTCTTGAAGGAAACCCGGTCACCCTTGGCGGTGGCGGGATTGAAAAGCATCACGTTGGAAACATCGATCGGCATCTCTTTCTCGATAATGCCGCCGGTCCGCCCCATGTTGGGGTTTGGCTTCTGATGTTTCTTCACCATATTGATGTTCTGGACCAGGACGCGGTCGCCCTCGAGTGACCGCAGCACGGTACCCCGACGGCCCTTGTCCTTGCCCGTGATCACGATCACGTCATCGCCCTTGCGGATTTTTTTCATGGCCTGCCTCACAGTACTTCCGGGGCCAGCGAGATGATCTTCATGAACTTCTCGCCGCGCAGTTCGCGGGTCACCGGGCCGAAAATCCGGGTGCCAATCGGCTGCAGCTGGTTGTTCAGCAGCACCGCGGCATTCCGGTCGAATCGAATCACCGAGCCGTCCGGGCGCCGGACCCCCGCCGCGGTACGCACGACGACCGCGTTGTAGACGTCGCCCTTCTTCACCTTCCCGCGCGGGATCGCGTCCTTGACGCTGACCTTGATCACGTCACCGACCCGCGCATACCGGCGGTGGGATCCACCCAGCACCTTGATACACTGCACCCGGCGGGCGCCGCTGTTGTCGGCGGCCTCCAGAACGGTCTGCATCTGAATCATGACTTAACTCTCCAACGATTGGCGCCGGCTCATGCCTGGGCGCGGCTGACCACTTCGACCAGCGCAAAGCGCTTGAGGCGCGACAGCGGCCGGCACTCACGCACCCGCACGGTATCCCCCAGGCGCGACTCGTTACCCTCGTCGTGCACGTACAGCCGGGTGCTCCGCCGGATGAACTTACCGTACAGCGGATGCCGCACGCGGCGCTCCACCAGCACGGTCCGGGTCTTGTTCGCCTTGTCACTCACCACACGCCCGATGATCGAACGCTGGGTCTTCGACATTTCGTCGCTCATGTTCTTATCCTGCCGCCTTGCGTTCGTTCATCAGCGTCTTGATCTGAGCGATCTCGCGCCGAACCTTTTTCACACGGTCCGGACGCGCAAGCTGTCCAACCGCCTTCTGCATGCGCAGCGCGAACTGTTCCTGATACAGGCCCTGCAGCTCTTCGCCGAGCTCCGAGTCGCTCTTAATCTTCAGATCCGCGAACTTCATCACATCACCTGCCTGCGCGTGAACGTCGTCTTGATCGGCAGCTTCGCGGCTGCCAGGCGGAACGCCTCGCGCGCGGTCTCCTCGTTGACCCCTTCCATTTCATACAGCACGCGTCCCGGCTGGATCTTGCACACCCAGTACTCGACGTTGCCCTTGCCCTTCCCCATCCGAACCTCGAGCGGCTTCTTCGAGACGGGCACGTCCGGGAACACCCGGATCCAGATCTTGCCGCCACGCTTGATGTGGCGGACCATCGCTCGCCGCGCCGCCTCGATCTGGCGCGCGGTGATCCGCCCCCGGTCCACCGCCTGGAGGCCGAACTCGCCGAAGCTCACCTTCGCCCCGACGGTCGCGAGGCCGCGGTTCTTGCCCTTGAACTGTTTGCGGAACTTGGTTCTTTTTGGCTGCAGCATGTCGATGTCCTAGTTCGCGGTCGCGGGCCTGGCTTCCGACGCACCGTCGAGGCCGAAAACTTCACCCTTGAAAATCCAGACCTTGATCCCGATCACGCCGTAGGTCGTCTTGGCCTCGGCGAACCCGTAGTCGATGTCGGCACGCAGGGTATGCAGCGGCACCCGGCCCTCCCGATACCACTCCGAGCGCGCGATCTCGGCGCCGTTCAGGCGCCCCGAGACGTGCACCTTCACGCCCTGGGCACCGAGACGCTGTGCGTTACCGACCGCACGCTTCATCGCGCGCCGGAACATGATCCGGCGCTCGAGCTGCTGTGCAATCCCCTCGGCCACCAACTGGGCATCGACCTCCGGCTTGCGGATCTCCTCGATGTTGATCTTGACGTTTGCGATCTCCAGCCCCAGGCGAGCGGCTACCTGGCGCCGCAATGCCTCGATGTCCTCGCCCTTCTTTCCGATCACGATGCCCGGGCGCGCGGTGTGAATGGTCACGTGCGCGGCGCGCGAGGGCCGCTCGATCTGGACGCGGCTCACCGACGCGTGCGCGAGACGCTTGCGCAGGAACGAGCGCAGTTCGAGATCGCTGTTCAGCGTCTTTCCGAAGCTGTTCCCGTCTTCGTACCACACTGCCGCCCAGGGGCGCGAGATACCGAGACGAATGCCGGTTGGATGTACCTTCTGGCCCATGGTTATTTCGCCCCCTTCTCGCTGACGCCAATCAGGATGTGGCTGGTACGTTTCAGGATGCGGTTGCCACGGCCCTTGGCGCGCGCGTGCATCCGTTTCAGCGTCGGGCCCTGGTCGACCTGGATCCGGCTGACCCGCAGCTCGTCGACATCGGCCCCGTCGTTGTTCTCCGCATTGGCGATGGCGGACTCGAGCACCTTCTTGAGCATCGACGCCGCCTTCTTCGGGCTGAAGCCGAGTTCGTTCAGTGCCTGCTCCACCTTCTTGCCCCGAATCTGATTCGCGACCAGACGGGCCTTCTGCGGCGAGATCCGGGCGAACCGCAGCTTCGCGATCGTTTCTTGCGTTTCCATCACAGTTCCTTAGCGCGACTTCTTGTTGGCCACATGGCCCTTGAAAGTCCGGGTCGCGGCGAACTCGCCGAGCTTGTGCCCGACCATGTTCTCGGTCACCAGCACCGGCACATGCTGCCGGCCGTTGTGCACCGCCAGTGTCAGACCGACCATCTGCGGAATGATCATCGACCGGCGCGACCAGGTCTTGATCGGCCGCCGGTCGTTCTTTTCCACGGCAACGTCGACCTTCTTGAGCAGGTGATGGTCGACGAACGGACCCTTTTTCAGTGAACGCGGCATGATCGAGCTCCGTTACTTCTTGTGCCGACGCACGATCATGCGGTCGGTACGCTTGTTGTTTCGGGTCTTGTAACCCTTCGTCGGCACACCCCAAGGGGTGACCGGATGTTTCCCGAAGTTCCGACCCTCGCCGCCGCCGTGCGGGTGGTCGACCGGGTTCATCGCGGTGCCGCGCACCGTCGGACGCACCCCGACCCATCGCTTGGCGCCGGCCTTGCCGAATTTCCGCAGGCTGTGCCCACTGTTGCCGACCTCTCCGACCACCGCGCGACACTCGGCGGGCACCCGGCGCATCTCGCCGGAACGCAGCCGCAGCGTCGCGAGCCGCCCCTCCCTTGCAACCAACTGCACCGAGGTGCCGGCGGAGCGCGCGATCTGCGCACCTTTGCCCGGTTTCATTTCGACACAGTGAACGACGGTGCCAACAGGGATCGCGCGAAGCTCCATTGCGTTTCCTGGGCGCACCGGGGCCTGGCTTCCGCTCTGCAGCGTGTCCCCGGGCTGGACCCCTTTCGGCGCGATGATGTAGCGGCGCTCGCCGTCTGCATATTTCAGCAGCGCCAGATGCGCACTGCGGTTCGGGTCATATTCGAGCCGTTCGACCTGCGCCGGAACGTTGTCTTTGTTGCGCCTGAAGTCGACGAGCCGGTAATGCTGTTTATGGCCGCCACCGACGTGGCGCACTGTGATCCGCCCGCGGTTGTTGCGCCCGCCGGTCCGTGCCTTCTTCTCGAGCAGCGGCCCGTACGGCGCACCGGAATGCAGCTCCGGGGTGCGGATCTGAACCGCGTGGCGGCGCCCCGCCGACGTGGGATTGGTCTTGATGATCGCCATGACTTACACCTGATCCCCTTCGCCCAGTTCGATTTTCTCGCCGGGAGCGAGCGACACGTAGGCTTTCTTCCAGTGGTTCCTACGGCCCAGCCGACCACCGAATCGCTTCACCTTGCCGGCCATGTTCAGTGTCCGCACCGACTGCACCTTGACTTCGAAAATCTTCTCCACGGCCTGCTGGATTTCGTGCTTGGTGGCGTCGGGACGCACCCGGAACACGTGGGTGCCGGTTTCGCCCGCCGCCGTCGATTTCTCAGAGACCACCGGCCCCAGGATCACCTGCAACAAACGCGGGTTCATGCCAGCCACTCCTCAACGCGCTTCGCCGCGTCTGCGGTCATCACCACGACCTCCGCACCCACCAGGCGTACGGGATTCAGCTCGGCCGCGGTCACGACATCAATGTTCGGTATGTTGCGCAGCGCCAACCACGTCGGCCCGTGCCGCTCGCCCACCACCACCAGGCCCGATTCCAGGGCCAGCGCCCGCAGCGCCGCTGCCGCATCGCGGGTCTTCCCCGAATCAACCC contains these protein-coding regions:
- a CDS encoding DNA-directed RNA polymerase subunit alpha — translated: MQANELVNKQHIEVEAENRNKARVVLEPLERGFGHTLGNALRRVLLSSIPGAAIVEVEIEGVLHEYSTIEGVQEDVVDILLNLKGVALRMHSREEATLSLRKRGPCVVTAGDIALDHDVEVVNPEHVIANIAKNVELAMSLRLRKGRGYEPVAARRQGEMQDSTIGRLMLDASFSPIRRVAYRVESARLAQRTDMDRLVLELETNGAIAPDDAVRHAAGILQGQLAPFVDLKETAREAHAVSGGAVDPVLLRPVDELELTVRSANCLKAENIYHIGDLVQRTEVELLRTPNLGKKSLTEIKDTLASHGLSLGMRLESWPPPGLQEPSE
- the rpsD gene encoding 30S ribosomal protein S4, translating into MARYTGPKCKLSRREGGDLGLKSRARALETKCKLDKPPGQHGDRRTRLSDYGVQLREKQKLRRTYGVLEKQFRNYYKEASRLKGSTGENLLRLLEGRLDNVVYRMGFGCTRAEARQLVSHRAILVNGRTVNIASYQVSPADVISVREGARKQVRIKDAVTLAEQAGIPSWIEVDSGKLEGVFKAFPDRSDLPADINESLVVELYSK
- the rpsK gene encoding 30S ribosomal protein S11; this encodes MAQPQSRTKKKVRKNVAEGVAHVYASFNNTIITITDRQGNTLSWATSGGSGFRGSRKSTPFAAQVAAERAGSAAQEHGVKNLEVLVKGPGPGRESAVRALNNVGFKITNISDITPIPHNGCRPPKKRRV
- the rpsM gene encoding 30S ribosomal protein S13; translation: MARVAGINIPDQKHTVIALTSIYGIGRTRSLQICQAAGVRGDIKVRDLTDAEIESLRAEVGRLAVEGDLRREINMNIKRLMDLGCYRGLRHRRGLPLRGQRTRTNARTRKGPRRPIRK
- the secY gene encoding preprotein translocase subunit SecY, yielding MARGAAARGAGLTGFSELRQRLLFVLGALVVYRIGTFIPVPGINPVAVSSFFEQHSGTILDMFNMFSGGALERLSIFALGVMPYISAAIIMQLLAATVPYLQQLKKEGESGRRKITQYTRYGTVFLALFQSIGIAIALNGQTIQGMPMALIPSHIFIPTVVVSLVTGTMFLVWLGEQITERGIGNGISIIIFAGIVAGLPAAIGGTLELARTGELAAAFVVILLVLALAVTAFVVFVERGQRRITINYAKRQVGRKVIGGQSSHLPLKLNMAGVIPPIFASSIILFPATLGQWFGQAEGMGWLREISTTLAPGQPLYVTFYAAAIIFFCFFYTALVFNSRETAENLKKQGAFIPGIRPGVQTERFIDGVMTRLTTVGAIYITAVCLLPEFLILYWNVPFYFGGTSLLIIVIVTMDFMAQLQAHLMSHQYEGLMRKANLKGFGGTNIR
- the rplO gene encoding 50S ribosomal protein L15, with the protein product MRMNELLPVPGSRSKGKRLGRGIGSGLGKTGGRGHKGQKSRSGGYHKVGFEGGQMPLQRRLPKVGFRSRSALVTAEVRLHELAKVSGDVTLESLKGAGLISGNAARAKVFASGSIDKAVVVLGIGVTAGAKAAIEAAGGRVEG
- the rpmD gene encoding 50S ribosomal protein L30 — encoded protein: MNKLKLTLVRSTAGRLANHKACVRGLGLRRTQSTSVVDATPENLGMVRKVAYLLKVEEV
- the rpsE gene encoding 30S ribosomal protein S5; protein product: MARNEASEATDGLQEKLISVNRVAKVVKGGRQFRFAALTVVGDGDGRVGYGYGKAREVPLAIQKAMQQARQNMKTVSLRDGTLHYAINGRHGAATVFMQPASEGTGVIAGGAMRAVLEVAGVRNVLAKCVGSRNPINVVQATIDGLGAVHDPEWVAAKRGKTLEEITG
- the rplR gene encoding 50S ribosomal protein L18, coding for MDKKESRLRRARRARFKIRELGVHRLCVHRTPRHIYAQVIAPGGERVLAAASTAESAVRGDVKYTGNVDAATRVGKLIAERARQVGVDRVAFDRSGFRYHGRVQALADAAREGGLTF
- the rplF gene encoding 50S ribosomal protein L6 encodes the protein MSRVAKRPLNLPAGVTLELTEQEITVKGPKGTIAMARPDAVEVSVDGNVVSVAAAADAANGALAGTVRSLLGNHVHGVSQGFERGLELVGVGYRAQAQGKVLNLNLGFSHPIAFEVPDGVTIDTPSQTEIVVKGHDCQQVGQVAANIRAFRPPEPYKGKGVKYKGERILRKEAKKK
- the rpsH gene encoding 30S ribosomal protein S8 encodes the protein MMTDTIADMLTRVRNAQRAQKKSVVVPYSRTKEAILKVFAEEGYVGDVSAEGDGASRQLHVTLKYFQGQGVIENLQRISRPGLRIYRGKDDLPKINAGLGVAIVSTPKGVMTDRAARALGQGGEVLCKIY
- the rpsN gene encoding 30S ribosomal protein S14 produces the protein MAKISMMQREQKRARLVAKYAARRAELKTKILDESLPGEERLAAMQALQKLPRDSSAVRQRNRCGLTGRPKGYYRRFGLGRNKLREFAMRGEIPGLRKASW
- the rplE gene encoding 50S ribosomal protein L5, with translation MERLRAQYLESVVPALQEQFQYQNVMEVPRITKVTLNMGLGDAVADKKVIEHALADMSAIAGQKPVVTKARKSIAGFKIRDGYPIGCKVTLRRRRMYEFLDRLINVALPRVRDFRGFSPRAFDGRGNYSLGVKEQIIFPEIDYDRVDKIRGMDITITTDAKSDEEAKALLAAFRFPFRQ
- the rplX gene encoding 50S ribosomal protein L24, which produces MKKIRKGDDVIVITGKDKGRRGTVLRSLEGDRVLVQNINMVKKHQKPNPNMGRTGGIIEKEMPIDVSNVMLFNPATAKGDRVSFKTLEDGRKVRVFRSNGEVVDA
- the rplN gene encoding 50S ribosomal protein L14, with protein sequence MIQMQTVLEAADNSGARRVQCIKVLGGSHRRYARVGDVIKVSVKDAIPRGKVKKGDVYNAVVVRTAAGVRRPDGSVIRFDRNAAVLLNNQLQPIGTRIFGPVTRELRGEKFMKIISLAPEVL
- the rpsQ gene encoding 30S ribosomal protein S17, whose protein sequence is MSDEMSKTQRSIIGRVVSDKANKTRTVLVERRVRHPLYGKFIRRSTRLYVHDEGNESRLGDTVRVRECRPLSRLKRFALVEVVSRAQA
- the rpmC gene encoding 50S ribosomal protein L29, encoding MKFADLKIKSDSELGEELQGLYQEQFALRMQKAVGQLARPDRVKKVRREIAQIKTLMNERKAAG
- the rplP gene encoding 50S ribosomal protein L16 — translated: MLQPKRTKFRKQFKGKNRGLATVGAKVSFGEFGLQAVDRGRITARQIEAARRAMVRHIKRGGKIWIRVFPDVPVSKKPLEVRMGKGKGNVEYWVCKIQPGRVLYEMEGVNEETAREAFRLAAAKLPIKTTFTRRQVM